CGAGCACCAGCAGCACCGGGATCGTCGCCGCGAGCGTCCACCGCGTCACCGACTTGTAAAGACCATCCAGCTTCTCGTGCTCACCGCGGTGGTGCAGATCGGCCACGAACGGACTGAAGGTCAGCGACACCGAGGTCAGGAACAGGAACAGCGATTGCGCCGCCCTCAGCGCGGCAGCGTAGATACCGACCTGTGCCGCGCTCACGGCTCCCTGCCCGCCCGAGAGCGCGGACAGCACGAAGAAGTCGGCCCAGAAGATCAGCTGGGAGAACAGCGTGGCAGGAGCACGGAGCGCGCCGAAGCGCAGCAGGGAGCGGGTTCCCTCCTCCCGGATCCCCTCGCCGTCGGAAACCCGATCGAAGCCGCGGGTCTGCTTCTCCCACCCCCACCACGCGATCACGAGCGCGAGGCCCCAGGAGACGCTGAACGCCATCGTGGTCACACCCGCGCTGTCGGCGATCACCGCCCAGCCGATCAGCGCGAGCAGGATCCATCCGATCGGTTGCGCGGTCCACTGCGCATACAACGTGTAGCGCATGATCTTCAGGCCACGCGTGGCGCCCATGTAGGTGAACGCGAGCGCTCCGAGCGGGATCCCGATCGCCGCCGCCTGGAACGCCGGGGTGGCGACGGCAGGCAGCTCGGAGAACGTGCGCGCCATCCATCCGGATGCGAAGAACGATGCGAGCCCGAACGCGATGCTCACGGCTCCCGCGATCAGGACGGCCCGGCGCACGAGGCCCCGGACCCGGCCGTTCTCCCCGCGCCCGACGAGGATCGCGACGAGCCGAACGCTCGCGACGTCCATCCCGAACCGGGTCGCCGCCGCGGCGATGAAGGCGAACTGGGTCGTCAGGGTCACGATGCCGTACCGTGCGTCGCCGAGCGTGCGCGTCATCAGCACCTGCGCGACGAACGTCGCGACCGCACCGATGCCGAGACCGAGGACGTTCTGTCCGGTGTTCCCGAGGATGTTGCGCTGGTCGGCGAACCGCTCGCCCGCCAGCGCCCCGGCTACCGCGCCCCGCACGCCTCCCGGAGCCGGATCGACGACCTCGGCGCCCGTAGGGTCCGCGATCTCGCCGTCGCCGGAACCGTTACTCGAGGTAGCCAAGGCCGCGGAGGTGCTCCTCCATCTCGTCGGCCTCCGTGTCGCTGACCGTGGGCTCGGCGGTGGAAGAGGCGTCGACGGTCCCGGCCGCCGTTCCGGCCTTCACCGACGCGTCGGTCCCGACGACCTCGTGCAGCACGCGACCCGTGTGTTCGATCGAGGCCGGCGCGTCGAGGGCCGCGAGGATGGTCGGAGCGAGGTCGACGAGCAGCGGCGTCTGCTCGAAGGCTCGGACACCTGGACCGGTGACCGCCATCACGCCGTCGATCCGGTGGTCCCCCGCGATCCAGTCCGCCTTCTCGACCGCGCTCTTCGCGTGGGTGAGCGAGTACTGCTCGGCCGGCTCCATCAGGATGTCGGGCGCGGCGTCCGCGTGCTTGCCCTTGAAGATCTCCTCGCGCTTGAAGATCGCCTTCACGGGCTTCCTGCCGGTCTCGGGGTCGACGAAGCTCGACAGGGCGTCCATGACCTGGTCGCGGACCTTCTCGAAGTCCGCCGGGTCGACGATGCCGTCGGGCTCGCGCCCGGCGAGATTGATCGATACCCCCTCGCCTGTGGAGCGGATCGAGGTGTAGGCCTTGGTCTTCTGCCAGTTGACCGGCTGCTTCAGCGAGACCTTGCCGTGGAGGCCGAGCAGGTCGTAGACCTTGCGGGCCGCCGAGCGCATCGGTCCCCACTGCAACGGCCCGTAGACGACATTCGACGCGGAGAAGTCGAGGTAGCCGAACCGCTTCAGCAGGTGGTCCATGTGGATCGCGCGCGAGCACGACTGGAACCCGTGGTCGGAGATGAACATGACGATGTCGTCGTCGTTCGTCTTGGACACGAACGAACCGATCGCCTCATCGAGCTGGCGGTAGACGTCGACGACCTTGTTGTAACGCTGGGTCTTCGACAGCTTCGGGTAGTCGGGGTGGTCGGGACCGACGTAGTTCGACAGGCAGTGCTGGGTGCGGTCGACGCTGACCCACACCGACATCAGGAAGTCCCAGTCAGTGTTGTCCATCAACCAGTTCGTCGCGGCGATCCGCTTCCCGGTGATCTGGAGCGCCTCGTCCAGGTACGGGTCCGGCTTGTTGCGGAACGTGGTCCAGCTCATCCCGTTGATCTCCCACGGGACACCTGCGGCCTCGAGCTCGGTGGCGAGGCTGTCGGGATGGGAGAACGGACGACCCTTCGGGAGCACGCCACCGGCGAGGACCTTCCCTTTGACATCCGGGGGCGGGAACATCAGTGGGACGTCGACGTACACGCCCTCCTTGCCGGCCGCAGAGAGGTCGGAGACGAAGGTGCGCTCCTTGATCGACTTGTAGGTGACCGGGTACTGCTTGTGCGTTCCGGGAACGGTCTCGAGGATGTCGTAGACGCCGTGATCGGCGGGGTTGACTCCGGTGAGGAACGACGGCCACGCCGCCCACGAGTGGGTCGGGATCGTCGACTTCAGGACGTCGCGCTGGCCTTTGGCCAGCAGCGCCTGGAGGTTGGGAAGGGCCCCCTGCTCGAGCAGAGGGTCGAGGATGCGCCAGTCGGCTCCATCCCACGCGATCAGCAGAACTCTCGGCATCGATGCACCTCAGCGGGGGTCGGACGAGGGTCGGTCGGTGACCGGCGTAGTCTAGCCGCGGCCCTCGGGCGGCGACCATCGGTCCGATGTCGCGTTCCTGTCGCGGCCGACCGTGGAGCCCGGGACCGTTTGACCTTCCGAGGGGTCCGGGATCCGATCTCTCCCGAACCTCGGATCGCTCGGCACGAGAGGACGTGAGACGCATGGGTGTCCTGGACGGAAAGAAGGTGGCGTTCCTGGCCACGAACGGCGTGGAGCCGAGCGAGCTCAGCGAGCCCTGGACGGCGGTTGCGGCCGAGGGAGCAACACCCGAGCTGCTGTCGATCGAGGCGGGAGAGATCACCGGCAAGCACGAGAACGATCGGTTCACGGCGACCAAGGCGGTCGCCGCCGCGGACGCGGACTCCTACGATGCCCTCGTACTCCCGGGTGGAACGGGGAACCCGGACAAGCTCCGGATGCACGAGGAGGCCGTCGCCTTCGTCCGGCGCTTCTTCGAACAAGGCAAGCCTGTGGCAGCGATCTGTCATGCGCCGTGGACCCTGATCGAGGCCGACGTCGTGCGCGACCGGAGGATGACCAGCTACCCGAGCCTCAAGACGGATCTGCGGAACGCCGGCGCCACCTGGGTGGACGAGGAGGTCGTCGTGGATCGCGGTCTCGTCACGAGCAGGCGTCCGGACGACCTGCCGGCGTTCAACGCGAAGCTGATCGAGGAGTTCGCCGTGGGACGTCGAGCGGCCTCGTGAAACCGATCTGACCTGGGGATCCTTCGGAGTCCGGCCCCAGCCGGTGCCTGGACCGAGTTGACGTTCGCCCCTGGGAGGGGGAACATGCATCGAGCTGATATATCGGTTCGATATATCGAACCGATACCTCGACCGAGGAAGGATACCGCCCCACGATGCTGGAGCTCGCGATCCTGGGATTGCTGAAAGAGCGGACGATGCACGGGTACCAGCTCTCCAAGCGGCTCACGGATACCCTCGGGTTCTGGCGGGTTTCCTACGGTTCGCTGTATCCGACCCTGCGCCGGCTCGAGCAACAGGGCGCGGTCGAGAAGGTGTTCGACGAGGAGGTAGGGCGGCGGAAGAACGTCTACCGGATCACCGAGCAGGGCGAGAAGCTGTTCCTCGAGCTGCTGGAGGATCCCGGCGCCGACTCGGGCGAGGAGAACCGCTTCCGCGTCCGCCTCGCGTTCTTCAAGTACCTCGGCCCGGAGGCCCGGCTGCGGTTGCTCGAACGGCGGCGCGCCTACCTCGAGGAACGCCTGCAGACGATCGAGGCCTCGCTCGCGGGCGGTCGCGACGGAGCCGACACCTACACGCTCGCCCTGATGGAACACGGTCAGGACTCCGTCGAGCAGGACATCGCATGGCTCGACGACCTGATCCAGGCCGAGCGAACGATCGCCGAACGGGCGATCACCGAACGGAACGAACGCACGACCCGAACCAAACCCGAAAAGGGGGGAACGAAGCGCCGCGCGCAACGGAAGTCAGCGCGCGCAACGGCGCTTCGCGGAAAGGAGCGCACGACATGAGCAAGGTCAGACTCGCGATCGTAGGTGTGGGCAACTGTGCCTCGTCGCTCGTCCAGGGCTTGGAGTACTACAAGGACGCCTCGCCCGAGGACCCGGTTCCCGGACTGATGCACGTCGAGCTCGGCGGCTACCACGTCGGCGACGTGGAGATCGTTGCCGCCTTCGACGTCGACGCCAAGAAGGTCGGGACCGACGTGGCCGAGGCGATCCTGTCCGAGCCCAACAACACGATCCGCTTCGCCGACGTCCCCCCCGTCGACGTACGCGTGCAGCGCGGACCGACCTTCGACGGCCTCGGCGCCTACTACCGAGAGATGATCGAGGAGTCCGACGAGGCGCCCGTCGACGTGGCGCAGGCGCTCCGCGACGCGAAGGCCGACGTTCTCGTGTGCTACCTCCCGGTGGGTTCCGAGGAGGCCGCGAAGCACTACGCACAGGCGGCGATCGACGCGAAGGTGGCGTTCGTCAACTGCCTTCCGGTGTTCATCGCCTCGGATCGCACGTGGGCGAAGAGGTTCAGCGATGCGGGGATCCCGATCGTCGGCGACGACATCAAGAGCCAGGTCGGCGCGACGATCGTGCACCGCGTGCTCACGAAGCTGTTCGAAGAGCGCGGGGTGAAGCTGAACCGCACCTACCAGCTGAACTTCGGCGGCAACATGGACTTCATGAACATGCTCGAGCGCGAACGGCTGGTGTCGAAGAAGATCTCGAAGACCCAGTCGGTGCAGAGTCAGCTGCGCAAGAACCTCGACAAGCAGAACATCCACATCGGACCGTCGGACCACGTGCCGTGGCTCGAGGATCGCAAGTGGGCGCAGATCCGGCTCGAGGGACAGTCGTTCGGCGACGTGCCGCTCAACATCGAGCTGAAGCTCGAGGTCTGGGACAGCCCGAACTCGGCCGGCGTCGTGATCGACGGCCTGCGATGCGCCAAGATCGCGAAGGACCGCGGCATCGGCGGCCCACTGATCGGCCCGAGCGCCTACTTCATGAAGAGCCCGCCGGTGCAGTTCACCGACGACATGGCCCACGAGATGGTCGAGCAGTACATCCTCGGAACGGGCGAAACGGTGAACGCGGACTGGACCGACTTCTTCGACGAAACCCCCGCGTAGCCGCCTAGAGCTTGCGGAGCAGCACGCGGCGGACATCGTGATCCGCGCCCTTCTTCAGGATCAGCTTCGCGCGTTCGCGGGTCGGCTCGATGTTCTCACGGAGGTTCACGCCGTTGATCGTGTCCCAGATCTGAGCGGCGGTGCGACGAGCCTCGTCGTCGCTCAGGCTCGCGTACCGGTGGAAGTACGACTTCGGATCCCGGAAGACCGCCTCCCGCAACGTGAGGAACCGTTCGATGTACCAGCCGCGAACGTCCTCGTCCCGCGCGTCGGCGTAGATCGAGAAGTCGAAGAAATCCGACACGAAGATCCGCGGCGTGGTCCCGTCGCGCACCGCACCGGTCTGGAGGACCGTGAGTCCCTCGAGGATCAGGATGTCCGGGCGTTCGACCACCTTGACCTCGTCCCGAACCACGTCGTAGGCCAGGTGCGAGTACACGGGCACCTCGAGCCGGTCCCGACCGGACTTCACGTCGGCGAGGAACCGCAGCAGCCGGCGCCGGTCGTAGCTCTCGGGGAAACCCTTACGTTCCATCAGGCCGCGTTCGGCCAGCACCTCGTTCGCCAGCAGGAACCCGTCCGTGGTCACGAGATCGACGCGCGGATGATCGGGCCAGCGGGCAAGCAGCTCGCGCAGGATGCGCGCGGTCGTCGACTTCCCCACCGCCACGCTGCCGGCCACACCGATCACGTACGGCACGCGCTGACCGTTGTGCCCGAGGAACGTCGCCGTCGCCTGCTGCGCTTGCTGGGCCGCCGCCACCTGGAGGTTCAGCAGCCGCGAGAGCGGCAGGTAGACCTCCTCGACCTCCGCGAGGGACACCGACTCGTTGAGTCCGTGGAGCGCGAACAGGTCGTCCTCGGACAACGTGAGCGGGGTGGACGCGCGGAGCGCGGCCCACTGCTCGCGCGTGAAGTCGATGAACGGCGAGACCGTCGGTTGGGATCGCTCCGGCTCGCCGCGGGGCTGCTGGGACACGCCGCGCAGGCTACCCGGTTCCCCCGTCTCCGCCCTCTTCCAGGATCCGGCGCAACACGGGCAACACCACACGGTCCTTCTCCCGATCAGCGGCTTCCTTCGAACGGATCACGTCACCGAGCGATGCGACCGAAACATCCACCCCAAGGATCCGCAGCCGGACGGCCTCGCGTCGCAGGTCGTCGAACCCTCCGGTTCCAGACGGAACGAACGAGAGATCCAGGTTCCCGGCGGTCGTCACGAGGTTGAGGATCCCAGCATGCTCGAGCGAGGACGCCGAGTGCGCGAACACGAGGCCCTCGGGTTCGTCGACCGTACGGATCCGGGCGTCGAGCTCGGTGAGCGCCTCCGAGAGCCGCTGCAGGTTGTCGCGACGACGGGACGGTGTCACGTCGACGTCGGTCGTCGTGTGCGGCGCGCCGTGGATCACGGCCGCGAAGCCCCCGATCACCACGAACTCGACCGCGTGTCGCTCGAGCACCTCGAGGATGTGTTCGGGGCGGAACGCAGTCATGGTTCGCGAGGGCCCGCGGCGAGCGCTTCACGGCCGGCCTGCGCGAACCGGACCGAGGCGAGCATGCGCTCGACGCGCTCGTCCGGGTCCAACGCGAGGTTCTGGCGCGCGAGCGCCCAGTCGTCGTCATCGAGGTCGACGAGTCGGACCCGCAGATCGAGCCCACAGGACCGGACGAGATCGACGATGTGCTCGAGCGAGGGAGCCGACCCCCCGCGCTCGAGCCGCGCGATCGCCGACTGGGTCGTTCCCGCGCGATCCGCGAGGTCGGCCTGTGTCAGGCCGGCCCGGCGTCGCGCCTCGCGAACGAGATGCGCACCCTTCATGGAATCAGCATAGCACATGCGCTATCACTCCATAGCATAGACGCTATCACCGGAGAGACAGGGAGCTACGCGACGACGACGCCTAGGCTGAAGCATGACCACCGCCGCTCCCACGCTGCAACGCACACGTGACGCGCTGCGCGCGCCCGACTTCCGTCGGCTGCTGGCGATGCGCGTGGCGAGCACGGTGGGGGACGGGCTCTTCCAGGCGGCGCTCGTGACCTCCTTGGTGTTCTCGCCCGGAGACCAGACCACGACCGCCGGCTTCGCTATCGCGAGCCTGATCGTCGTGCTTCCGTATTCGGTGATCGGTCCGTTCGCGGGGGTCTTCATCGACCGCTGGTCCCGGCGCAGGATCCTCGTGATCGGCCCGTTGCTCCGCGTCGCGACGGCGGCACTCGTGCTCCTCGACGTGACAGACGCGCCGGTGCTCTTCTACGGCGGAGCCCTCCTCGTCCTGTCGGTCAACCGGTTCTTCTTGTCTGCGGCCAGCGCCGTCGTGCCGCGGCTCGTGCCGACGGAGGACCTGCTGATCGCCAACTCCCTCGCCACGATCGGGGGGACGACGGCGCTGCTCGTCGGCGTGTTCGCGGGCGGAATCGTCGCCGACGCGTTCGGGACCGTTCCTCTCGTGATCGGGTGCGGGGTCATCTGGCTGATCGCTTCGGCTGCTGCCGCACGGATCCGCAGCGACCTTCGGCCGCACACGCTCCCCGAGTCACCCGAGCTGCTCCGGCACGCGCTCCGACGGGTGGCGGTCGAGTTCGGGACCGGGGTCCGGCTGCTCGCGCGAACGCCTCGCGCCCTGGGACCGATCACGACGATGGGGGTCGACCAGTTCGGGCAGGGGCTGGTGCTCGTGCTGTCGCTGTTCGTGTTCCGCGAGCGGTTCCAGGAGGGCGTCGGGTCGTTCTCGTACCTGATCGGCGCCGGGGGTCTCGGGGTGTTCGCGGGCCTGGCCACCGTCGGAGTGCTGGAGCGACGATGGGCCAAGGAACGGATCGTCGGCGTCGCGTTCGCGGTCGGCGGGGCGACGTTGCTCGTGATCGCACCCCTGATCGGACCGTGGACGGTGCTGTTCGCCAGCTTCTTCGTCGGACTCTCGTTCGCCTGGAAGAAGATCCCGTCCGACACGCTGGTGCAGGAGTCGGTCCCCGACGGCTTCCGCGGCAGGATCTTCGCCGTCTACGACGTCTGGTACCAGGTGAGCCGGCTGCTGGCGGCGTTCGTCGCGATCTGGATGCTCCCGACGCTCGGCGAGGCATGGTCGGTGGCGCTGGTCGGGCTGCTGTTCCTCGCCTGGTCGCCGGTGCTCCCGCGCTGGCTGGCCCGCGCTCCCGAGCTGACCCTCGAGTTCACCGGCGGCGACGCGGGGAAACCGACGGCAGTGGTATGGGGGGCGGTGACCGAACCGGTCGAGGTCCTGATCGCGGGGAGTCTCGACGCGACCGGTCGGACGGAGTCGTTCCGTCTGACGATGCGGGACGGAACGACGATCGATGTCCGTCGTGAAGGCGAGGACTGGCACCTGGTCCGTGAGCTCGATGACCGGGCGACCCCGTGAGCGGTCGCGAATGGGACGCGATCAGTCGCCGGTGGCCAGCTCCGGCTGGGTGAGCTCCGCCGCCGCGCGCGCTTCGACATCCCGCTCGTGCGCCTCGTCGATCGTGTCCTGCATCCCGATGCGGCGCACGACCGATAGCGCGTACGCGCCGACCGCGGCGGCGATCAGCCCGCTGATCGCGAAGGCGATCCTGGGGTCCCACACGACGACCATCGCGCCGGCCAACAGCGCTCCGATCGGGGTCGAGCCGAGGAACACGACCGTGTAGATCGCCATCACCCGGCCGCGCATCGTGTCGCTCGACGTGAGCTGCAGCGTGGAGTTGCCGGTGATCGCGAACGCGATCCCCATCGCACCCAGCGGCGGCATCACGATGCCGGCGATCCACGGCGTGGGCGAGAGGCTGAGCGCGAGCGTGACGCCACCGAGCGCAACACCGAACATCGCGAGCCTGCGGGGGTTCGGACGGGTCGACCGGCTCGCGAGGAACAAGGCCCCCGCCAGGGACCCGACGCCCCACAGCGACATCAGCCAGCCCAGCATCCTCGGACCGCCGGAGAACGTCGTCTCCACGAGCAGCGGGATCAGCACGACGAAGTTGAACGAGAACAGGAACACGACGGCCATCGTCAACATCGGGATCCGCAGCCCGGGTGTTCCGAACACGTAGCGGATCCCCTCGCGGATCTGACCGGGCTTGCGCTCGACCCGATCGCGGGGGTTCAGGTCGGCCGTGCGCATCGCGAGCAGGGCCGCGACGACGGCGAGGTAGGTCAACGCGTTGATCAGGAACACCGGCGCGAAGCCGAACGCCGCGACGAGAACGCCACCCAGCGCCGATCCCACGATGCGTGAGCCGGTGAAGGTCGCGGTGTTGAGGCTCATCGCGTTCGTGAGCTGCTGCGGCCCGACCATCTCGAGGTAGAAGCTCTGGCGCGTCGGCATGTCGATCGCCATCACCGATCCCGTCAGGAACGACAGCGACAGGATCATCCACAGCTCCGCGACGCCGGTCGCCAGAACGATCCAGAACCCGAGCGCCACCACCGCGTACAGGATCTGGGTCGTGATCTGGATCTTGCGGTTGTCGAACCGGTCGGCGATGACACCGCCATAGGCCCCGAGCAGCATGATCGGCAGGAACTGCAGCGCGACGTCGGCGCCCACCCAGACCGCTTGCAGGTCGCTTCCTCTGGTCAGGTTGAGCACGACCAGCGGCGCGGCCACGCTCTGCATCCAGGTGCCCGACGCGGACAGCAGCTGCCCGCCGATGAACAGACGGAAGTTGCGAACGCGCAGTGAGGCGAACGTCCGTCCGAGGGTGCCCGTGCTCATGCGAACGCGCCCGGACGGAGCGAGGAGGGACCCATGCCCGTCATCCTAGGGGCTGGCGTGGGAACCGACGCCGCGAGGGTCAGACCCGCGGCTCGGACGGCGGCGACTCGTTCGGCGGCGACTCGGCCGTCGGTTCCCATTCCTTGATCGACTCGGCGAGCTTGACGAGCAGGGCTCCGGCGCCGGCCACGCCGAACAGGCGGACGATCCGGCTCGCACGCAGCGCCGGATGGTTCATGATCACCGGCGAGGCGGCGACGACACCCGCCGCCAGCAGCTCGCGCGTCTTCCTCCCCGCGGGCGACGCGAGCCATCGACGGAGCGACTCGCTCTCGTCCCGGGCCAGCTGCATCGCAGCATCGAGGGACATCGGCGGGATCCGCACCGTGGGTCGGGGGAAGGATCGCGTTCGTCGGGAGCGTGGGGTGGTCGCCATAGGCCTCCTGTATACCCCGGTTCGCGACCGACGACTCACGCCGAGAGCGAGCGCTCGACCGCCGGCTCGGTGTCGGGGGCGGGAGTGTCGAGGACGACCGTGTGCTCCACGACCTCGGCCTCGTGCTCCGCGGCCCGTTCGCGGGCCGTGCGCGAGGCGCGGCGGAGCGCCCAGAGTGCGGTCAGTCCGCCCGCGGCCGCGATCAGGCCGCCGAGGATCAGCCCGGTACGAGCTCCGAGGTGTTCCCCGACCCAGCCCGCGATCGGCGCGCCGATCGGCGTCGAACCCAGGAACACGACCGAATACAGCGACATCACCCGGCCGCGCATCGCCGGATCGGCCGTGAGCTGCAGCGTCGTGTTCCCGGTGATCATGAAGGCGATCGACGCGAGACCGAGCAGGACGACGATGCCGAGCTCCCAGCCGAAGGTCGGCGCGATCCCCGCGGCGACGCTCAGCACGCCCACCGCGACCGCCGCCAGGGCGAGCAGGCGTCGTCCGGGTCGGGCGCGGTGGGCGAGCACGAGCGCGCCGACGAACGAGCCCACACCCATCATCGAGAGGATCAAACCGTAGGTGCGCGCATCGCCGTCGAACGTGCGCTCGGCGAGCAGCGGCATGAACACGAACCAGTTGAACGAGAAAGTGAACAGCACCGACATCAGCAACAGCGGCAACCGGAGCTCCCGGGAGCTCCACACGTAGCGGAGTCCGTCGAGCACGCCGCGCTCGCCCTCCGGAGCGCGTTCGGCCGGCCGGAGCTCCGCAGACCGCATCGCACACAGACTCACGACGACCGCGAGGTAGGACACACCGTCCAACAGATAGCCGGGAGCGATACCCACCGCGGCGATGATGCCGGCGCCGATCGCCGGACCGACGATCCGTGTGCCGGTGAACACGGCGCTGTTGAGGCCGACGGCGTTCGCGAGGTTCCGCTTGCCGACGATCTCGGGGACGAACGCCTGCCGCGTCGGGTGATCGACCGCCGTGACCAGGCCCTGGACCAACGCGACGGCGTAGACCATCCACAGCTGGACGACCTGGAACGCCACGAGCGCGCCGAGCGAGAGGGCCAGCACCGCGAAGGCGGTTTGGGTGACGATCAGCGTCCGGCGCTTGTCGAAGCGGTCGGCCACCACGCCGCCGAACGCACCGAGCACCAGGATCGGGAGGAACTCGAGCGCGAGGAGCAGCCCGAGCGCGACCCCGCTTCCCGAGAGGCGGAGGACGAGCCAGGCGGACGCGACCGTGTGGATCCAGATCCCGGTCGTCGACACGGCCATGCCGGCCAGGTAGATCCGGAAGTTGCGGACCCGCATCGAATCGAACGTGCGATGGAACGCGAGGACGACCGCGCTCACGGGGCGTCCCGCTCGGCCTGCAGCCGCTCGAAGATCTGGCTCGCGCGATCGAGCACCGCCAACTCTGCCGACGACAGGGTCTTCAAACGCTTCGCGAGCCACTCGTCGCCACGGCGGCGGGCGGTGCGGATCAGCTTCTTGCCCTCGGGGGTCGGCAGGACCCACGCGACCCGGCGATCGAGCGGATCGGACTGCCGGGTGACCAGGCCTGCCTCGATCAGGGCGACGACGATCTTGGTCATCGTCGGCGGCCGGACCTGTTCGGACTCGGCGAGCTTGCCGACCGTGATCGGACCGGCCTGCTCGACCGTGGAGAGGGTCGCGAGCTGCGAGGGAGTGATGCCGGACACGGCCTGGCGCCGCAGCGTTCGGGAGAGCCGCATCACACCGAACCGCAGCCGGCCGGCCAGTTCGCCGGGGGCCACGCTGCGGGAGACGGGAGGAGCGGTCACGTCCCCCATGATACTTCACCAGGCTAATTAGTGTCACGAACGATCTGTTGCGACGGTGTGACTTCTCACCGGATCGGGCCCTTCCGGTTGAGCCGGGACGCGGTCTGGCCGAGGATGGAGCCATGGTGCTCCGACGCCTCGCCCGCGCGCTCGTGTTCTCCCTGCTCGCGGCCCTCCTCGTGGTTCCCGGCGTCGCCCTCGCGGGGGGTCAGCCAGCGTTCGAGGGGGCCGTCTCCCGGCTGGACCGGCCGACGAAGCGGCTG
The sequence above is a segment of the Actinomycetota bacterium genome. Coding sequences within it:
- a CDS encoding MFS transporter gives rise to the protein MSTGTLGRTFASLRVRNFRLFIGGQLLSASGTWMQSVAAPLVVLNLTRGSDLQAVWVGADVALQFLPIMLLGAYGGVIADRFDNRKIQITTQILYAVVALGFWIVLATGVAELWMILSLSFLTGSVMAIDMPTRQSFYLEMVGPQQLTNAMSLNTATFTGSRIVGSALGGVLVAAFGFAPVFLINALTYLAVVAALLAMRTADLNPRDRVERKPGQIREGIRYVFGTPGLRIPMLTMAVVFLFSFNFVVLIPLLVETTFSGGPRMLGWLMSLWGVGSLAGALFLASRSTRPNPRRLAMFGVALGGVTLALSLSPTPWIAGIVMPPLGAMGIAFAITGNSTLQLTSSDTMRGRVMAIYTVVFLGSTPIGALLAGAMVVVWDPRIAFAISGLIAAAVGAYALSVVRRIGMQDTIDEAHERDVEARAAAELTQPELATGD
- a CDS encoding MFS transporter, producing the protein MSAVVLAFHRTFDSMRVRNFRIYLAGMAVSTTGIWIHTVASAWLVLRLSGSGVALGLLLALEFLPILVLGAFGGVVADRFDKRRTLIVTQTAFAVLALSLGALVAFQVVQLWMVYAVALVQGLVTAVDHPTRQAFVPEIVGKRNLANAVGLNSAVFTGTRIVGPAIGAGIIAAVGIAPGYLLDGVSYLAVVVSLCAMRSAELRPAERAPEGERGVLDGLRYVWSSRELRLPLLLMSVLFTFSFNWFVFMPLLAERTFDGDARTYGLILSMMGVGSFVGALVLAHRARPGRRLLALAAVAVGVLSVAAGIAPTFGWELGIVVLLGLASIAFMITGNTTLQLTADPAMRGRVMSLYSVVFLGSTPIGAPIAGWVGEHLGARTGLILGGLIAAAGGLTALWALRRASRTARERAAEHEAEVVEHTVVLDTPAPDTEPAVERSLSA
- a CDS encoding MarR family transcriptional regulator; translation: MTAPPVSRSVAPGELAGRLRFGVMRLSRTLRRQAVSGITPSQLATLSTVEQAGPITVGKLAESEQVRPPTMTKIVVALIEAGLVTRQSDPLDRRVAWVLPTPEGKKLIRTARRRGDEWLAKRLKTLSSAELAVLDRASQIFERLQAERDAP